A DNA window from Chryseobacterium sp. MEBOG06 contains the following coding sequences:
- a CDS encoding PepSY-associated TM helix domain-containing protein, whose amino-acid sequence MRKKHHKKKVSFTKKWSAKLHLWFGLSVGIIVFIVSLTGTLYVFKDEVQNSLRKEAIYVKQGDPGAKPLSINLLREKVSLELNEKYPLTSVEIPLDKSKSYRFLYYEKNKKGWNYFQEVLINKQVYVNQYTGEILGIYNEKYDFFNILKYIHWGLLLNSDWGKYVVGIPTVLFIFMLITGIILWWPKNKNARKGRFWFSWENVKNWKRKNYDLHNVLGFYASFIALLLSVTGIYFAYPYVKNTFNVVLSGSLDLPKEKELKSPDSLMVKNEAIFDIAASQTEKLYAGSSSFRISLNGKTKKGKELKNLPVSIYGQDGRFSERNLLTFDKYSGKLLANKPHQQLNNAEKYANANYDIHTGSYFGLFGKIIWFIAGLICTSLPVTGFLIWWGKRKKQGKKI is encoded by the coding sequence ATGAGAAAAAAGCATCATAAAAAGAAAGTTTCTTTTACAAAGAAATGGTCTGCCAAACTACATCTGTGGTTTGGCTTGTCCGTTGGTATTATTGTTTTTATAGTCTCTCTTACAGGGACTTTATATGTTTTTAAGGATGAAGTACAGAATAGCTTACGTAAGGAGGCTATTTATGTAAAGCAGGGAGACCCCGGAGCAAAACCTTTATCAATTAATCTGCTTCGGGAGAAAGTAAGTCTGGAGCTTAATGAAAAGTATCCTTTAACCTCCGTTGAAATTCCTTTAGACAAAAGTAAATCCTATCGTTTCCTATATTATGAAAAAAATAAAAAGGGATGGAATTACTTTCAGGAAGTACTCATCAACAAACAGGTTTATGTCAATCAGTACACCGGAGAGATTCTTGGTATTTACAATGAGAAATATGATTTTTTTAATATTTTAAAATACATTCATTGGGGTCTTCTCCTGAATTCCGACTGGGGCAAATATGTTGTAGGAATTCCAACCGTACTTTTTATTTTCATGCTCATTACAGGAATCATTTTGTGGTGGCCTAAAAATAAAAATGCCAGAAAAGGAAGATTCTGGTTCTCCTGGGAAAATGTGAAAAACTGGAAACGTAAAAACTACGATCTTCACAACGTACTGGGATTCTATGCCTCATTTATTGCCTTACTGCTGAGCGTTACCGGAATCTATTTCGCTTATCCTTATGTGAAAAATACGTTCAACGTTGTATTATCCGGTTCTCTGGATCTTCCTAAGGAAAAAGAGCTCAAATCACCGGACTCATTAATGGTGAAGAATGAAGCCATTTTTGATATTGCCGCTTCCCAGACTGAAAAATTATATGCAGGTTCATCAAGTTTCAGAATATCTTTAAACGGAAAAACTAAAAAAGGGAAGGAACTTAAAAACCTCCCTGTTTCCATTTATGGGCAAGACGGAAGATTCAGTGAGAGAAACCTGCTGACTTTTGATAAATACTCAGGAAAACTACTAGCCAATAAACCTCATCAGCAACTGAACAACGCAGAAAAATACGCCAATGCCAATTATGATATTCATACAGGCTCCTACTTTGGACTGTTTGGAAAAATCATCTGGTTCATTGCCGGCCTCATCTGCACATCACTCCCTGTCACCGGATTTTTGATCTGGTGGGGAAAAAGAAAGAAACAAGGAAAGAAAATATAA
- a CDS encoding TonB-dependent receptor codes for MKKVLLSAACLGTTTVFAQVKDTLQTKNVEEVVMTASRKKENIKEVPSSITIVGEKQIQSQLTVNSDITSILQYTVPSLGTNSGQTSNTGQTLRGRQVLVLIDGIPQSTPLRNGARDVRVIDPSAIERIEVIKGASSIYGNGADGGIINYITKRSKTDKKISGISQIGLTGQPYGGTLGVRASQLLSGKVNKFDYTLSLAYERTGYMKDADGIMLSPTYSTAKMDNYNGMLKLGYDINDNQRIEASYIGYSSKSNLNLGLKTGRYGVTPTIGEGLGKGLETTPQGTPKNHNVRVSYDNKNLFAGTSLNINLYYQDFKTVYGYSDTFFNGGQSNVLSKKMGARFNFDTQLWNTHNSQAEIIYGADILNDNTVQKLEDGRFWTPNMTMTNIAPFLLAKIDLFKKLTIKGGLRYENIKVNVDDFNTLSVVKSDGTFTKSIPVAGGNLSYNALVGNIGVRYNIEPYINLFGSFSQAYSINELGRILRTSTSETIKNLETKPIIVNNYEFGAAGQLASWLNYELTSYVSTSKLGASFVQSPDRALMIQRSPEIVYGVEGFLHFTPVKWVQFGGSYSWMEGITSVKDDGDYSTKINNSRISAPKVLAYIQGKPIPALSIGLDMLHSFKQNRFDPNAKTGLYAYGEGYVPDYTVFNFKSSYEVNHNWRVSLGIENIFNKVYQPSIAWWSARDSDYINALGMRGTFMIEYKF; via the coding sequence ATGAAAAAAGTGCTTTTATCAGCTGCCTGCTTAGGAACTACTACCGTTTTCGCTCAGGTTAAAGATACATTACAGACCAAAAATGTTGAAGAAGTAGTTATGACCGCCTCAAGGAAAAAGGAAAATATAAAAGAAGTTCCAAGTTCCATCACAATTGTAGGGGAAAAACAGATTCAGTCTCAGCTGACGGTCAACTCAGATATTACGAGTATTCTGCAATATACTGTTCCCAGTTTAGGAACCAATTCCGGACAGACTTCTAACACGGGGCAGACGTTACGAGGGCGCCAGGTTTTGGTTTTGATTGACGGTATTCCTCAGTCTACTCCACTTCGAAACGGAGCAAGAGACGTAAGAGTCATTGATCCATCAGCCATTGAAAGAATTGAAGTAATAAAAGGAGCATCATCTATCTATGGAAACGGAGCAGATGGTGGTATTATCAATTATATTACAAAAAGAAGTAAAACGGATAAGAAAATATCAGGAATTTCACAGATTGGTCTTACCGGGCAGCCTTATGGTGGTACTTTAGGAGTAAGAGCCAGCCAGCTTTTGTCAGGAAAGGTCAATAAATTTGACTATACCCTTTCCTTAGCTTATGAAAGGACGGGTTATATGAAAGACGCGGATGGTATCATGCTGAGCCCTACTTACAGTACTGCAAAAATGGATAATTACAACGGAATGTTGAAATTAGGGTATGATATCAATGATAACCAAAGAATTGAAGCTTCTTATATCGGCTATTCTTCAAAATCAAACCTGAATTTAGGATTAAAAACAGGGAGATACGGCGTCACCCCTACCATAGGAGAAGGACTAGGAAAAGGATTGGAAACAACTCCTCAGGGAACACCAAAAAACCACAACGTCAGAGTAAGTTACGACAATAAAAATCTATTTGCCGGAACTTCTTTAAATATTAACCTTTATTATCAGGATTTTAAAACGGTTTACGGGTATAGTGATACCTTTTTTAATGGCGGGCAGTCTAATGTTCTTTCCAAAAAGATGGGAGCAAGGTTTAATTTTGACACCCAGCTTTGGAATACTCACAATTCACAGGCCGAAATTATTTACGGAGCAGATATCCTGAATGACAATACTGTACAGAAGCTGGAAGACGGTAGGTTCTGGACTCCGAACATGACTATGACCAACATAGCGCCTTTCTTACTGGCAAAAATTGACCTGTTCAAGAAGCTGACCATTAAAGGAGGTCTTCGTTATGAAAATATTAAAGTCAACGTAGATGATTTCAATACCCTTTCTGTAGTTAAAAGTGACGGAACATTTACAAAAAGTATTCCTGTAGCAGGAGGAAATTTGAGCTACAATGCCCTTGTAGGAAACATTGGAGTGCGTTACAATATTGAGCCATATATTAATCTGTTCGGAAGCTTTTCACAGGCCTACTCTATCAATGAGCTGGGAAGAATCTTAAGAACCTCAACTTCTGAAACTATTAAGAATCTTGAAACAAAGCCAATCATTGTCAACAACTATGAATTTGGGGCAGCAGGACAGCTTGCAAGCTGGTTAAATTATGAATTAACTTCTTATGTGAGTACTTCTAAACTGGGGGCATCATTCGTACAGAGTCCGGACCGTGCATTAATGATTCAGAGATCACCGGAAATCGTATATGGAGTTGAAGGTTTCTTACATTTTACTCCGGTAAAGTGGGTTCAGTTCGGTGGAAGTTACAGCTGGATGGAAGGAATCACTTCTGTAAAAGATGACGGAGATTACTCTACGAAGATCAATAACAGCAGAATTTCAGCTCCTAAAGTGCTTGCTTATATTCAGGGGAAACCAATTCCTGCCTTATCAATCGGGCTTGACATGCTTCATTCTTTTAAACAAAACAGATTTGACCCGAATGCAAAAACAGGCCTTTATGCCTATGGTGAAGGATATGTTCCAGACTATACTGTTTTTAATTTTAAATCAAGCTATGAAGTAAACCATAACTGGAGAGTTTCTTTGGGTATTGAAAACATATTCAATAAAGTGTATCAGCCTTCCATTGCATGGTGGTCAGCAAGAGACAGCGACTATATTAATGCTCTGGGAATGAGAGGAACATTTATGATTGAATATAAATTTTAA